The Plasmodium berghei ANKA genome assembly, chromosome: 12 genome contains a region encoding:
- a CDS encoding proteasome subunit beta type-4, putative, which produces MTLGPVVTGTSVIALKYRNGVMIAADKKASYGSYAKFQNVQRIFKISNKTVMSFSGELADAQYLHELLTRVNVNDVVEKKSKYDLHDTKFYHSYVSRLFYNRKNKIDPLFNNIIIAGLNSQEYDDNDKDILLYSEKQNNEEYKDIDKKDLYIGFVDMHGTQFCEDYITTGYARYFALTLLRNHYKDNMTEHEARSLLNECLKILYFRDTTASNKIQIVKITSKGVEYEEPYILNCDLNSRDYIYPSTMLPATGCMW; this is translated from the exons ATGACATTAGGGCCAGTAGTTACCGGAACATCAGTAATAGCTCTGAAATACAGAAATGGAGTAATGATTGCAGCTGATAAAAAAG CTAGCTATGGAAGCTATGCAAAATTTCAAAATGTACAAAGGATTTTCAAGATAAGCAATAAAACAGTAATGAGCTTTAGTGGGGAGTTAGCCGATGCTCAATATTTACATGAATTATTAACACGAGTTAATGTAAATGATGTagtagaaaaaaaaagtaaatatgATTTACATGATACGAAATTTTATCATTCATATGTAAGTAGACTATtttataatagaaaaaataaaattgatcctttatttaacaatataataatagctGGTTTAAATTCACAAGAATATgatgataatgataaagatatattattatattcagaaaaacaaaataatgaagaataTAAAGACATTGATAAAAAGGATTTATATATCGGATTTGTCGATATGCATGGTACTCAATTTTGTGAGGATTATATAACAACGGGTTATGCTCGATATTTTGCTCTAACATTATTACGAAATCATTATAAAGATAATATGACTGAGCATGAAGCTCGCTCACTATTAAATGaatgtttaaaaatattatattttagaGATACAACAGcttcaaataaaatacaaatagtTAAGATAACTAGTAAAGGGGTTGAATATGAAGAACCATATATACTTAATTGTGATTTAAATTCTCGGGATTACATTTATCCTTCTACAATGCTTCCCGCAACTGGTTGTATGTGGTAG
- a CDS encoding zinc finger protein, putative, with translation MKKMKEMMESYQGRQLNRDDGLWNSTKQNNQIKERGNTNSNNNKSYNEEYNTHFKDLQNNDNIKKKEINSPILKNYNNIQPYSNINDQKKIVFFNNFTNKASNTNNINKDYYIEDNINRNCENLANNTTYQYDGEYLSSSLYNNKNNYKFNNLNLNSHHINKNNIYIHNNIIHEKCQNVNNMQPICNITSNNNIKYRNTNNCINNFNKNGKKRKLIMPDRVMNNFEKKHKLEGNPKDENKDAQNSSGNLVPNLENKLNINSSKKYEENENTKSDIQQNELYKNDEFSQNNHAYNITKTMDYIYKHNNKTSMKHLQTNGNYINDNSYKVKENDILKDAIEYFSNINKYKNEELNSDDDNIVKFDEDNKNICYVCKKNMYIYKCPFCEARTCCLECSKNHKKLFNCKNKLKKDFKIKNVGRNNFNDEFLYKDFLFLQNIEKIVEGNYKFIKVNDYEYKSNIWGYNRDKKTFHIFKQKKIHLLKAPIYTTLHKTNKTSIRNSIIYWTVKVTFSNLNFFVTQDNVSENSTFLQLLHALCTKTETLQSKLTEFFKNLSSLRIYLKNGTKVKELNKNKDMIDNKNKDMIDNKNKDMIDNKNKDMIDNKNKDMIDNKNKDMIDNKNKDMIDNKNKDMIDKITKEQNDHIAEKAFDSLKYSQRNECNFFSVKHTINYALINQSFYEYPHFFFEILYENNIPIPNPLYKDSSISK, from the coding sequence atgaaaaaaatgaaagaaatGATGGAGTCATATCAGGGCAGGCAGCTAAATCGTGATGATGGGTTATGGAATTCCactaaacaaaataatcaaataaaGGAAAGAGGAAATacaaatagtaataataataaaagttaCAATGAAGAATACAATACACATTTTAAAGACCTgcaaaataatgataatataaaaaaaaaggaaataaattcCCCAAttcttaaaaattataataatatacagCCATACAGCAATATAAAtgatcaaaaaaaaattgttttttttaataattttacaaataaagCTAGTAAcactaataatattaataaagattattatattgaagataatataaatagaaATTGTGAAAATTTGGCTAATAATACTACTTATCAATATGATGGGGAATACCTATCATCTTccttatataataataaaaacaattacaagtttaataatttaaactTGAATAGCCATcacattaataaaaataatatatacatacataataatataatacatgAAAAATGTCAAAATGTGAATAATATGCAACCGATATGTAACATAACtagcaataataatataaaatatagaaatacaaataattgcataaataattttaataaaaatggaaaaaaaagaaaattaataatgcCCGATAGAGTGATGAACAACTTTGAAAAGAAACATAAATTGGAAGGAAATCCcaaagatgaaaataaagacGCACAAAATAGTTCTGGAAATTTAGTTCCAAAtttggaaaataaattaaatataaatagttcgaaaaaatatgaagaaaatgaaaacacAAAAAGTGATATACaacaaaatgaattatacaaaaatgatgaatttTCCCAGAATAATCatgcatataatatcaCAAAAACAATGGACTACATATATAAGCATAATAACAAAACTAGCATGAAACACCTTCAAACAAAtggaaattatattaatgataattCTTATAAagtaaaagaaaatgatatacTTAAAGATGCCAtagaatatttttctaacattaataaatacaaaaatgaagaattaaattctgatgatgataatatagtaaaatttgatgaagataataaaaatatatgttatgtatgtaaaaaaaatatgtacatatacaAATGTCCATTTTGTGAAGCCAGAACATGTTGTTTAGAATGTTCtaaaaatcataaaaaattatttaattgtaaaaataaattaaaaaaagattttaaaataaaaaatgttggaagaaataattttaatgatgaatttttgtataaagattttttatttttacaaaatattgaaaaaattgtagaaggaaattataaatttataaaagtaAATGATTATGAATACAAATCAAATATTTGGGGATATAATAgagataaaaaaacatttcatatttttaagcaaaaaaaaatacatttattaaaagctcctatatatacaactttgcataaaacaaataaaacatCTATTCGTAAtagtattatttattgGACTGTTAAAGTCACATTTTCAAATCTAAATTTTTTCGTAACACAAGATAATGTAAGTGAAAATTCGACATTTCTTCAGCTTTTACATGCATTGTGTACAAAAACAGAAACCCTTCAATCAAAATTGACCGAGTTCTTTAAAAACCTGAGCTCTCTCcgtatttatttaaaaaacgGGACAAAGGTAAAGGAGctcaataaaaataaagatatgattgataataaaaataaagatatgattgataataaaaataaagatatgattgataataaaaataaagatatgattgataataaaaataaagatatgattgataataaaaataaagatatgattgataataaaaataaagatatgattgataataaaaataaagatatgaTTGATAAAATAACCAAAGAACAAAATGACCACATAGCTGAGAAAGCTTTTGATAGCCTCAAATATT
- a CDS encoding tubulin gamma chain, putative, with protein MPREIITLQCGQCGNQIGVEFWKQLCNEHNIDQEGILKNNNFLNEDRKDIFFYQADDEHFIPRALLFDLEPRVINSIQTSEYRNLYNPENMFISKEGGGAGNNWGSGYSQGHKVEEEIIDMIDREVDNSDNLEGFILSHSIAGGTGSGMGSYLLELLNDNYSKKMIQTFSVFPLLTNESSDVVVQPYNSILTLKRLILSTDSVVVIDNTSLNRIFVEKLKLNNPTFQQTNNLISNVMSASTTTLRYPGSMNNDMISLISSLIINPKCHFLVTSYTPITVDKHISNVQKTTVLDVMKRLLHTKNIMVSVPVRRGMYISILNIIRGETDPTQVHKGLQRIRDRKLVNFIKWNPASIQVTLAKQSPHVISPHKVCGLMMANHTSISTLFERCVTQFDRLFKRRAFLENYKKEPMFSSADGQGNFEEMESSKEITQNLIDEYKSAERDDYFSHTYM; from the coding sequence aTGCCGCgtgaaataataacattaCAGTGTGGACAATGTGGAAATCAAATTGGGGTAGAATTTTGGAAACAACTATGTAATGAACATAATATTGATCAAGAAggtatattaaaaaataataattttttaaatgaagatcgaaaagatatatttttttaccaAGCAGATGATGAGCATTTTATTCCAAGGGCATTATTATTCGATTTAGAACCCCGTGTTATTAATAGTATACAAACAAGTGAATATagaaatttatataatcctgaaaatatgtttatatcaAAAGAAGGAGGTGGTGCGGGTAACAATTGGGGAAGTGGATATAGCCAAGGTCATAAAGTTGAAGAAGAAATAATTGATATGATAGATAGAGAGGTAGATAATAGTGATAATTTAGAAggttttatattatcacaTTCTATAGCTGGTGGTACAGGAAGTGGGATGGGAAGTTATTTATTAGAATTgttaaatgataattattctaaaaaaatgatacaaACATTTTCTGTTTTTCCATTATTAACAAATGAAAGTAGTGATGTTGTTGTACAACCATACAATAGCATTTTGACACTTAAAAGATTAATATTAAGTACAGATAGTGTAGTAGTAATAGATAATACATCATTGAATCGTATATTtgttgaaaaattaaaattaaataatccTACATTTCAgcaaacaaataatttaatttctAATGTTATGTCTGCATCTACTACAACACTTAGATACCCAGGAAGTATGAACAATGATATGATTAGTTTAATTTCATCATTGATTATTAATCCAAAATGTCATTTCTTAGTTACATCTTACACACCAATAACAGTAGATAAACATATTTCTAATGTGCAAAAAACAACTGTGTTAGATGTTATGAAAAGATTATtacatacaaaaaatattatggtTTCTGTTCCTGTGCGTAGAGGTATgtatatttctattttaaatattataagaGGCGAGACAGACCCAACACAAGTACATAAAGGTTTACAAAGAATAAGAGATCGAAAATTAGTAAACTTTATAAAATGGAACCCTGCATCTATTCAAGTTACATTAGCAAAGCAATCACCTCATGTTATATCACCACATAAAGTTTGTGGACTTATGATGGCAAATCATACATCTATTTCGACACTTTTTGAGCGTTGTGTTACTCAATTTGATagattatttaaaagaagggcttttttagaaaattataaaaaagaacCCATGTTTTCTAGTGCAGATGGGCAAGGAAACTTTGAAGAAATGGAGTCTTCAAAAGAAATTACCCAAAATCTTATAGACGAATACAAAAGTGCAGAACGAGATGATTATTTCAgtcatacatatatgtaa
- a CDS encoding AAA family ATPase, putative: MKMNNDKKTSIEQVMSDYLINLSQFYKNGQSLTEQDNYNNNDKKKNKKDEKINISSHNNIFLKYRKDNSNSEYSRTSISDDLCDIENNKSAYYEQIMNNIFPFKERKIFYNIQKIIKDENSYLYAELDEYLYCYLYILAIKKTFYDIIAQKKIEYEIEKYNENKKKIQDIYMFSPNNEEPSLNINGKYLSCKSLENYTNLENYKTWKTSIKHEVVQRNFPNNIKTEYENEEINKIDKYKIPSNESLTYNSHFNEVGISRQNITCNNNNEHDENLKYDNISNTNSYENINNKTKSIIFEKEDNNDIKKIKKIKQEKRHEKKQNDRFNKNYIIYIFEILKKNKLYWIIPLTIISSVYIYYKLKETVYSFVYNYSMNMYRHMVNIFANNNSNKINNGNNMSIYKDYKHFFHNINKNNIKTIWFDPSNNTFNYFLNKNPGKNTNMIIFNQPKPSNIDINNNDVNNNMHTVYYHDYIMKYLLKNKIYENVEIKLYENINKSSVLDIIKRYSIDVLTYVFSLGSLYYIYGKKLSPFNLDCKIEKKYNNMNSLNEIVLNSETKRDVKSILFIMHFSKLFININNDHIYINHPSNSSILFTGETGTGKTLLAKTIAKELNADFIHISGSSFIELYIGNGASKIRNLFKTAKNNKNPVVVFIDEIDSIGLNRNANDISNNQNHEYAQTLNQLLIEIDSIHEYNNEQLILSYIDGSMCNDNNYEKTLNFVKKKIFQYFLEQNNCKYNINKENKMYNYEGSFNENDGYEMLQYYLNNNFNLKEIEDLFNLKKFKTKKYILLIAATNRYAHLDPVLIRSKRFDKIIHFKMPNLYTRKKLFDFYIDKYISKSSSINIRKSQFGNRISRYIWDANTEYENIDTKKINNSIYYKKKCFNSSNFTEKCFEKYIGYTNIRSHIPIYQHIGNNILTFKQWPIFGKKYNNNYIHFLKTINKMKEKYMNDFIDTYTFSILTHLFNCADIDQLISSIKINKFKKNNPYKITRNMNSILAESIISILHKKFLYDKHVHKIINRKDYIEYNTQANNPINNLNFLYNNIYSEKNYEIHLSKFVEFCDEKCYQKIYEKPFEPKLTLDDLNFFSDFKKIPNNKSVSSEESDFMQNNNFLYIHSILKNDKNYHLPMLWKSIEHFFISIYTEYTYLK; this comes from the coding sequence atgaaaatgaataatgataaaaaaactaGCATTGAGCAAGTTATGAGtgattatttaataaatttaagtcagttttataaaaatgggCAATCATTAACTGAACAAGATaattacaataataatgataaaaaaaaaaataaaaaagatgaaaaaattaatatatcatcacataataatatatttttaaaatatagaaaagaTAATAGTAATAGTGAATATAGTAGAACTAGCATTTCTGACGATTTATGtgatatagaaaataataaatcagcttattatgaacaaataatgaataatatatttccatttaaagaaagaaaaattttttacaatattcaaaaaataataaaagatgaaaatagttatttatatgctGAATTAgatgaatatttatattgttatttatacatattagCTATTAAAAAGACATTTTATGATATTATTgctcaaaaaaaaatagaatatgaaattgaaaagtataatgaaaataaaaaaaaaatacaagatatatatatgtttagtCCAAACAATGAGGAGCCATCTCTTAATATTAATGGGAAATATTTAAGTTGCAAAAGTTTAGAAAATTACacaaatttagaaaattaCAAAACGTGGAAAACTTCTATAAAGCATGAAGTAGTTCAAAGAAATTTtccaaataatattaaaacggaatatgaaaatgaagaaataaataaaatagataaatataaaataccATCAAATGAGTCGTTAACATATAATTCACATTTTAATGAAGTTGGCATAAGTAGACAAAATATAACTtgcaataataataatgaacatgatgaaaatttaaaatatgataatatttcaaataCAAATTCTTAtgaaaacataaataataaaactaaaagtataatattcgaaaaagaagataataatgatattaaaaaaattaaaaaaataaaacaagaaaaacgtcatgaaaaaaaacaaaatgatcgatttaataaaaattatataatatatatatttgaaatattaaagaaaaacaaattatattggATAATCCCTTTGACTATTATTTCATcagtttatatatattataaattaaaagaaactgtatattcatttgtatataattattctaTGAATATGTATAGACATATGGTAAATATATTCGCAAACAATAATtcaaacaaaattaataatggaaataatatgtctatatataaggattataaacatttttttcataatattaacaaaaataatataaaaacaatatggTTTGATCCGTCAAATAATacttttaattattttttaaataaaaatccaggaaaaaatacaaatatgattatatttaatcaaCCCAAACCATCAAatattgatataaataataatgatgtaaataataatatgcatacagtatattatcatgattatattatgaaatatttattaaaaaataaaatatatgaaaatgtagaaataaaattatatgaaaatataaataaatcatcAGTTTTagatattattaaaagataCTCAATAGATGTACTTACatatgttttttctttaggatcattatattatatatatggaaaaaaattatcaccATTTAATTTAGATTGTAAAAttgagaaaaaatataataatatgaattcTTTAAACGAAATTGTGCTTAACTCTGAAACCAAAAGAGATGTTAAATCaattctttttattatgcatttttcaaaattatttataaatataaacaatgatcatatttatataaatcatcCTTCTAATAGTTCTATACTATTTACAGGGGAAACGGGGACTGGAAAAACATTGCTTGCTAAAACAATAGCAAAAGAATTAAATGCAGATTTTATTCACATTTCTGGATCGAGTTTTATcgaattatatataggaAATGGTGCATCAAAAATTcgaaatttatttaaaactgcaaaaaataataaaaacccAGTTGTTGTATTTATTGATGAAATTGATAGTATAGGACTTAATCGAAATGCAAATgatatatcaaataatcAAAACCATGAATATGCACAAACTTTAAATCAACTATTAATTGAAATAGATTCAATacatgaatataataatgaacaACTCATTTTATCTTATATTGATGGTAGTATGtgtaatgataataattatgaaaaaactcttaattttgtaaaaaaaaaaatttttcaatattttttagaacaaaataattgtaaatataatataaataaagaaaacaaaatgtataattatgaaggaagttttaatgaaaatgatggATATGAAATGCtccaatattatttaaataataattttaatttaaaagaaatagaagatttatttaatttaaaaaaatttaaaacaaaaaaatatatattacttaTAGCAGCAACTAATAGATATGCACATCTTGATCCTGTATTAATTAGATCAAAAAgatttgataaaattattcattttaaaatgccaaatttatatacacgaaaaaaattgtttgatttttatatagacaaatatatttcaaagTCAAGTTCGATaaatattagaaaaagTCAATTTGGGAATCGAATAAGTAGATATATATGGGATGCCAATAcagaatatgaaaatatagatacaaaaaaaataaataattcaatttattataaaaaaaaatgttttaattcTTCAAATTTTACTGAAAAATGTTTTGAGAAATATATTGGATATACAAACATTCGTTCACATATACCAATATATCAACATAtaggaaataatatactaACTTTTAAACAATGGCCTatttttggaaaaaaatataacaataattatattcatttccttaaaacaattaacaaaatgaaagaaaaatatatgaacgATTTTATAGATACATACacattttctatattaacACATCTTTTTAATTGTGCAGATATAGACCAATTAATATCAtctattaaaattaataaatttaaaaaaaacaatccatataaaattacaaGAAATATGAATAGTATATTAGCAGAAAGtattatatctatattgCATAAAAAGTTTTTATATGACAAACATGtacataaaattataaatagaAAAGATTATATAGAATATAATACACAAGCAAATAACccaattaataatttaaattttctttataataatatatattctgaaaaaaattatgaaatcCATTTATCTAAATTTGTAGAATTTTGTGATGAAAAATgttatcaaaaaatttatgaaaagCCATTTGAACCTAAATTAACACTAGatgatttaaattttttttcagattttaaaaaaatcccaaataataaatctgTAAGTTCTGAAGAATCAGATTTTatgcaaaataataattttctgTATATTCattcaattttaaaaaatgataaaaattatcatttacCAATGTTATGGAAATCGATtgaacatttttttatttcgatATATACCGAATacacatatttaaaataa
- a CDS encoding cactin homolog, putative, with translation MMKNLLPDQSSDKSFSSSQSSYPEKSKYSKSSDSEHEIRKKKKKKSDENTHKHRHRNIHRERHYSTRRSRSDRSLDSKSRKSYKHSHKKLSQKYEKRRHGKNTSSSDESSSRSETNSSDDEILRKKHKKEKEKKEKKKDKNKKNKKNKNKDNDQKTITVKDLKKERENLMKRHFNYTDECNPFGDDTLSTPFVWKLKNKYEKIKHGNKIKVTTNSLLQNSLSKISEIEQVKKRREERDKERAMFEDYKLQLEKQRNQINIKEYIEQEELFFINQQIQSSNDRISHNHIQIVDIFRIATKLESGESVRNIHLENYLTPFYYMLEDLNEHDLENCTKQIKLLISHDRIFNEKKYHKYWNSLYFFCEYYLSKLNGDEEYSKTKEIDEKTNKKIEEFFKNKDYDELITYENKIKNKIITNDTENFDSFFWNNILLKIPFFKAKYILDDFRSKLLKKINITNEHFEKKKTSQNMRTNQEKKEIDDSEKIIFECKNIELLPLEMFEDDKDVHVYLPHEELEERKEINENIFLKLQKNIIDTNIEEESEDNYIKYGNIIKSDILKKDNKIDDNHFNMINKLFTKEKQVYDNFVQKERQKGNKDGIILKDVTYKSSNNINNTITTLIKNNLMISRKPLYFNRIKTSFDWNKYNKTHYDYENTPPKYICGYKFNIFYTNLLNSKQKPSWKIYPCDEEGTVLIVFHGGPPYIDIAFKIINSEWCYDKHRGFRNVFSRGILQLYFNFKKKRYRR, from the exons ATGATGAAAAACTTATTACCAGATCAATCTTCTGATAAAAGTTTTTCATCGAGTCAATCATCTTATCCagaaaaaagtaaatataGCAAAAGTAGTGATTCTGAGCAtgaaataagaaaaaaaaaaaaaaaaaaaagtgatgAAAATACACATAAACATAGACATAGGAATATACATAGGGAACGACATTATAGCACCAGAAGAAGTAGAAGTGACAGATCTTTAGATTCGAAATCAAGAAAAAGTTATAAACATTCACATAAGAAGTTAAGTCAGAAATATGAAAAACGAAGACATGGAAAAAACACATCAAGTAGTGATGAAAGTTCATCCAGAAGCGAAACAAATAGCAGCGATGATGAAATACTGagaaaaaaacacaaaaaagaaaaagaaaagaaagaaaaaaaaaaagataaaaataaaaaaaataaaaaaaataaaaacaaagaCAACGATCAAAAAACTATTACAGTAAAAGATCtcaaaaaagaaagagaaaatttaatgaaacgtcattttaattatacTGATGAATGTAACCCATTTGGAGATGATACTTTATCTACTCCATTTGTTtggaaattaaaaaacaagtacgaaaaaataaaacatggtaacaaaataaaagtaacAACTAATAGTTTACTTCAAAATTCTTTATCAAAAATTAGCGAAATAGAGcaagtaaaaaaaagacgAGAAGAAAGAGATAAAGAAAGAGCTATGTTCGAGGATTATAAACTTCAATTAGAAAAACAAAGAAATCAgattaatattaaagaatatattGAACAAgaagaattattttttataaatcaACAAATACAATCATCGAATGATAGGATATCTCATAATCATATACAAATAGTGGACATATTTAGAATAGCAACTAAACTTGAAAGTGGCGAATCTGTTAGAAATATACATTTGGAAAATTATCTAACTCCATTTTATTACATGTTAGAAG aTTTAAACGAACATGATCTAGAAAATTGCactaaacaaataaaactaCTTATATCACATGACAGGATCTTTAATGAAAAGAAGTATCATAAATACTGGAATtctctttattttttttgtgaatattatttaagtAAATTAAACGGTGATGAAGAATATTCTAAAACTAAAGAAATagatgaaaaaacaaataaaaaaattgaagaattttttaaaaataaagattatgatgaattaataacatatgaaaataaaataaaaaataaaataattacaaaTGATACTGAAAATTTTGActcatttttttggaataatattttgttaaagattcctttttttaaagcCAAATATATCCTTGATGATTTTAGGAGCAAATtactcaaaaaaattaacattACCAATGaacattttgaaaaaaaaaa GACAAGCCAAAATATGAGAACAAAccaagaaaaaaaagaaattgatgatagtgaaaaaataatttttgaatgcaaaaatatagaattgTTACCTCTTGAAATGTTTGAAGATGATAAAGATGTTCATGTATATTTACCACACGAAGAATTAGaagaaagaaaagaaattaatgaaaatattttcctaaaattgcaaaaaaatattatagatACTAATATAGAAGAAGAAAGTGAAGATAactatattaaatatggaaatataataaaaagtgatattttaaaaaaagataacaaaattgatgataatcattttaatatgataaataaattgtttactaaagaaaaacaagtttatgataattttgttcaaaaagaaagacaaaaaggaaataaagacggaataatattaaaagatgTAACTTACAAAAGcagtaataatattaataatacaataacaactttgataaaaaataatttaatgatATCACGAAAaccattatattttaatagaATAAAAACATCTTTTGATtggaataaatataataaaactcACTATGATTATGAAAATACACCaccaaaatatatttgtggatataaatttaatatattttatacaaatttattaaattcaaaacaaaaaccctcatggaaaatatatccaTGTGACGAAGAGGGAACAgttttaattgtttttcaTGGAGGCCCTccatatatagatattgcatttaaaattattaattcaGAATGGTGTTATGATAAGCATAGAGGGTTTCGAAATGTTTTTAGCAGAGGAATTCtacaattatattttaattttaagaAGAAGCGTTATAGACGATAA